A stretch of Deltaproteobacteria bacterium DNA encodes these proteins:
- the fusA gene encoding elongation factor G: MPRQYQLNKHRNIGIMAHIDAGKTTTTERILFYTGVSHKMGEVHDGAAVMDWMEQEQERGITITSAATTTFWKDTRINVIDTPGHVDFTVEVERSLRVLDGAIAVFCAVGGVEPQSETVWRQADKYMVPRIAFVNKMDRTGADFTRVVEQIGKRLGANPVPVQLPVGAEDRFTGVVDLVRHVAYYFDEAALGAKVRESPVPEEMEGEVAEARDELLQALAEVDDSLMAKYLEGDDIGEEQIKSALRKGTLELSLVPVLCGSAFKNKGVQPLLDAIVDFLPSPVDVAAIKGIESDTGEIIEIKVDDDEPFAALAFKIMTDPFVGHLTFVRIYSGHLAAGSYVLNSTTGRKERVGRLLKMHSNKREDIKDVYSGDIVACVGLTKSFTGDTLCDPQRPVLLEQMDFPEPVISIAIEPKTKTDQEKLGLALTKLSQEDPTFRVNTDPDTGQTLISGMGELHLEIIVDRLMREFHVGASVGRPQVAYRETITAVVKAEGRFIKQSGGRGQYGHVWIELAPNGPDEGFTFENKIVGGVVPREYIPSVEKGIIEAMEQGVLAGYPVIDVKATLYDGSYHEVDSSEMAFKVAGSIAFKEGVRKAGAVLLEPIMDVEVVVPEEYMGDVMGDLSGRRGRISSMEDRAGAKIISCLVPLAEMFGYATDLRSMTQGRATYTMHYAHYERVPQSISEEVMAQSGVA, translated from the coding sequence TTGCCCAGGCAATATCAGTTAAACAAGCATCGCAATATCGGCATTATGGCACATATCGATGCCGGTAAGACGACGACCACGGAGAGGATCCTTTTCTATACGGGGGTATCCCACAAAATGGGGGAGGTCCACGATGGCGCTGCCGTTATGGATTGGATGGAGCAGGAACAGGAGAGGGGAATTACCATCACCTCCGCCGCGACCACCACCTTCTGGAAAGACACCCGGATCAATGTCATCGACACCCCGGGTCACGTGGACTTTACGGTTGAGGTTGAGCGTTCACTGAGGGTCCTGGACGGCGCCATTGCTGTCTTTTGTGCCGTGGGGGGCGTGGAGCCCCAGTCAGAGACCGTCTGGCGGCAGGCTGATAAGTATATGGTGCCCCGCATTGCTTTTGTCAACAAGATGGATCGAACGGGCGCTGACTTCACCCGTGTTGTCGAGCAGATAGGCAAACGTCTTGGCGCCAACCCCGTTCCCGTACAGCTGCCCGTCGGGGCGGAGGACCGGTTCACGGGTGTTGTCGACCTTGTCCGCCATGTCGCCTATTACTTCGATGAAGCTGCGCTCGGCGCTAAAGTCAGGGAAAGTCCCGTCCCCGAGGAGATGGAAGGGGAAGTGGCCGAGGCCAGGGACGAGCTTCTGCAGGCCCTTGCCGAGGTCGACGACTCCTTGATGGCGAAGTATCTCGAGGGGGATGATATAGGTGAGGAACAGATAAAATCCGCCCTTCGCAAGGGAACCCTGGAACTTTCCCTCGTGCCTGTATTGTGCGGTTCGGCCTTCAAGAACAAGGGCGTTCAGCCTCTTCTAGATGCCATCGTGGATTTCCTTCCATCCCCGGTGGATGTGGCTGCCATAAAGGGAATTGAATCGGACACCGGAGAGATCATCGAGATCAAGGTTGACGACGACGAGCCTTTTGCAGCCCTTGCCTTCAAGATAATGACGGACCCCTTCGTAGGGCATCTAACCTTCGTTCGCATCTACTCCGGCCATCTTGCAGCCGGCAGTTACGTTCTGAACTCAACCACCGGCCGCAAGGAACGCGTGGGCCGGCTGCTGAAAATGCACTCTAACAAGCGCGAAGACATCAAGGATGTCTATTCCGGGGATATCGTCGCCTGTGTCGGCCTGACGAAATCATTTACCGGCGATACGCTCTGCGACCCCCAAAGACCTGTGCTCCTGGAGCAGATGGATTTTCCTGAACCTGTAATCTCCATCGCCATCGAACCGAAGACGAAGACCGACCAGGAGAAGCTGGGACTGGCCCTGACCAAGTTGTCGCAGGAGGATCCTACATTCCGGGTTAACACGGATCCCGATACCGGGCAGACTCTTATCTCCGGCATGGGCGAACTTCACCTGGAGATCATCGTGGACCGTCTCATGCGGGAGTTTCACGTCGGTGCCAGCGTGGGCCGGCCACAGGTGGCATACAGGGAGACAATTACCGCCGTCGTCAAGGCCGAGGGGCGCTTTATCAAGCAGTCCGGCGGGCGGGGACAGTATGGTCACGTATGGATTGAGCTGGCCCCCAACGGTCCGGACGAGGGATTTACCTTCGAGAACAAGATTGTGGGCGGTGTCGTCCCCCGGGAGTATATCCCCTCGGTGGAGAAGGGAATCATCGAGGCTATGGAACAGGGCGTCCTTGCAGGTTACCCTGTGATCGATGTCAAGGCGACTCTTTACGACGGGTCCTACCACGAGGTGGATTCATCGGAAATGGCGTTTAAAGTCGCGGGTTCCATTGCCTTTAAGGAAGGGGTCAGGAAAGCCGGCGCCGTTCTGCTCGAACCCATAATGGATGTGGAGGTTGTTGTGCCCGAGGAGTATATGGGTGATGTCATGGGTGACCTGAGTGGTAGACGCGGGAGAATTTCCAGTATGGAGGACAGGGCAGGTGCGAAGATTATCAGTTGTCTGGTGCCCCTTGCGGAAATGTTCGGCTATGCCACTGATCTTAGGTCCATGACTCAGGGAAGGGCTACCTACACCATGCACTACGCCCATTACGAAAGGGTACCACAGAGTATCTCCGAGGAAGTCATGGCCCAGTCCGGGGTCGCATAA
- the tuf gene encoding elongation factor Tu, which yields MAKAKYERTKPHINVGTIGHVDHGKTTLTAAITKCLANSQLATFVPFDEIDKAPEERERGITIATAHVEYETANRHYAHVDCPGHADYVKNMITGAAQMDGAILVVSAADGPMPQTREHILLARQVGVPYIIVYMNKVDMVDDPELLELVELEVRELLSQYDFPGDDIPVIQGSALKALEHGCGDSDCKDCGSIFQLMDAVDAYIPEPERPIDKPFLMPVEDVFSISGRGTVATGRVDRGIIKVGAEVEIVGIRPTRKTVVTGVEMFRKLLDQGQAGDNIGLLLRGVKREEVERGQVVAIPGTITPHTKFKAEVYVLTKEEGGRHTPFFDGYRPQFYFRTTDVTGVVTLPDGVKMVMPGDNVSVDVELITPIAMEKELRFAIREGGRTVGAGVVSEIVDE from the coding sequence ATGGCTAAGGCGAAGTATGAGAGGACGAAGCCGCACATTAACGTAGGTACGATAGGCCACGTGGATCATGGCAAGACGACGTTGACGGCAGCGATAACGAAGTGTCTGGCGAACAGTCAGCTTGCGACGTTTGTCCCGTTTGACGAGATTGACAAGGCACCGGAGGAGCGGGAGCGTGGTATTACCATAGCGACGGCCCACGTGGAGTATGAGACGGCCAACCGTCACTACGCTCATGTGGACTGTCCCGGGCACGCCGACTATGTGAAGAACATGATCACGGGCGCGGCTCAGATGGACGGCGCGATTCTGGTGGTATCGGCAGCCGACGGTCCCATGCCTCAGACGCGGGAGCACATATTGCTGGCGCGTCAGGTTGGGGTTCCTTACATAATTGTGTACATGAACAAGGTTGACATGGTTGACGATCCTGAGCTTCTGGAGTTGGTGGAGCTGGAGGTTCGTGAGCTTCTGTCGCAGTACGATTTTCCTGGTGATGACATACCTGTGATCCAGGGTTCGGCGTTAAAGGCGTTGGAGCATGGCTGTGGAGATTCGGATTGCAAGGACTGCGGGTCGATTTTTCAGTTGATGGACGCGGTAGACGCGTACATTCCTGAGCCTGAGCGTCCCATAGACAAGCCGTTTTTGATGCCTGTGGAGGATGTTTTTTCCATATCGGGCCGAGGCACGGTTGCAACGGGCCGGGTGGACCGTGGGATCATCAAGGTAGGCGCTGAGGTGGAGATTGTGGGGATTCGTCCAACCCGCAAGACGGTTGTCACCGGTGTGGAGATGTTCCGCAAGCTTCTTGACCAGGGTCAGGCCGGCGACAACATCGGTCTTCTTCTTCGCGGAGTGAAGCGTGAGGAGGTAGAGCGCGGCCAGGTTGTGGCGATACCCGGCACGATCACGCCGCACACGAAGTTCAAGGCTGAGGTGTATGTTCTTACGAAGGAGGAGGGTGGCCGTCACACGCCGTTTTTTGATGGATACCGTCCTCAGTTCTACTTCCGCACGACGGACGTGACCGGTGTCGTAACCCTTCCTGATGGCGTGAAGATGGTGATGCCCGGAGACAACGTCTCGGTGGATGTGGAGTTGATTACCCCCATAGCCATGGAGAAGGAACTTCGCTTTGCCATTCGCGAGGGCGGCCGTACCGTGGGCGCCGGAGTGGTCAGCGAAATTGTTGATGAGTGA
- the rpsJ gene encoding 30S ribosomal protein S10: MEQQKIRIKLKAYDHRILDASVGEIVETAKRTGARVCGPIPLPTMRSIYTVLRSPFIDKKSREQFEIRVHKRMLDIVEPTPQTVDALMKLDLSAGVDVEIKLS; encoded by the coding sequence ATGGAGCAGCAGAAAATACGGATAAAACTCAAGGCTTACGATCACAGGATCCTTGACGCGTCGGTTGGTGAGATTGTCGAGACCGCCAAGCGTACGGGAGCCAGAGTCTGTGGGCCCATCCCCCTTCCCACCATGAGGAGCATTTACACGGTGCTTCGCTCTCCCTTCATTGACAAGAAATCAAGAGAGCAGTTCGAGATCCGCGTCCACAAACGCATGCTCGACATCGTGGAACCCACTCCCCAGACTGTGGATGCGCTTATGAAACTCGATCTTTCGGCCGGTGTGGATGTGGAGATTAAACTTTCCTAG
- the rpsG gene encoding 30S ribosomal protein S7 has product MARRRVAKKREILSDPKFHDKTVTRFINSVMLGGKKSVAEAIFYDAMDIISGKVDEDPLSVFKKAMDNTKPVLEVKSRRVGGATYQVPVEVRYDRKQALAIRWIIASARGRSERTMKERLANELVDAANKRGISIKKKEDVHRMAEANKAFAHYRW; this is encoded by the coding sequence ATGGCTCGAAGAAGGGTCGCAAAAAAGCGGGAAATTCTTTCGGACCCCAAGTTCCACGATAAAACGGTCACCAGGTTTATCAACAGCGTTATGCTCGGTGGTAAAAAAAGTGTTGCCGAAGCTATTTTCTACGATGCCATGGACATTATCTCCGGCAAGGTGGATGAGGATCCCCTTTCGGTTTTCAAAAAGGCCATGGATAACACCAAGCCGGTCCTGGAGGTCAAATCCAGGCGGGTGGGAGGAGCTACCTATCAGGTCCCCGTTGAGGTCCGTTACGACCGCAAACAGGCTCTGGCCATCAGGTGGATCATAGCCAGCGCGCGAGGCCGTTCTGAGAGGACCATGAAGGAACGGCTTGCCAATGAACTGGTCGACGCTGCAAACAAGCGGGGTATATCGATCAAGAAAAAAGAGGATGTACACCGAATGGCTGAGGCCAACAAGGCCTTTGCGCATTACCGGTGGTAA
- the rplB gene encoding 50S ribosomal protein L2: protein MGIRKLKPTSPGRRFQTVSDFAEVTTSTPEKSLLAPLRKTGGRNNLGRVTAGQRGGGHKRRYRIIDFKRNKHDIPAKVRSIEYDPNRSAYIALLVYADGEKRYILAPQGLNVGDVVQSGEKTDVRPGNAMKLKNIPLGTHLHNIELKEDKGGQIVRSAGGFAQLMAKEGEYVHLRLPSGEIRLVRRECMATLGEVSNPQHEIISIGKAGRNRWLGRRPNVRGVAMNPVDHPMGGGEGKSSGGRHPCTPWGVPTKGYKTRKNKNSDRYIVKRRS from the coding sequence ATGGGTATCCGAAAACTCAAACCAACATCGCCCGGGAGGCGTTTTCAGACAGTGTCTGATTTCGCCGAGGTTACCACAAGCACCCCCGAAAAGAGCCTTCTCGCCCCATTAAGAAAAACCGGGGGGCGCAACAACCTGGGCCGTGTTACAGCGGGACAGAGGGGCGGCGGGCATAAGAGGCGCTATCGAATCATCGATTTCAAGAGGAACAAGCATGATATCCCGGCCAAGGTGCGGTCCATCGAGTACGATCCCAACAGGTCGGCATACATCGCTCTTCTGGTCTACGCCGATGGTGAGAAAAGATATATCCTGGCCCCGCAGGGCCTGAATGTAGGTGACGTTGTTCAATCCGGAGAAAAGACGGATGTTCGGCCTGGGAACGCAATGAAGCTGAAAAATATCCCGTTGGGTACCCATCTCCATAATATCGAGCTTAAAGAAGACAAAGGCGGCCAGATTGTTCGGAGCGCCGGCGGGTTTGCCCAGTTGATGGCCAAGGAGGGTGAATACGTCCACCTCAGGTTGCCGTCGGGGGAAATCAGGCTTGTTCGCCGTGAGTGTATGGCCACCCTCGGCGAGGTTTCCAACCCCCAGCACGAGATCATTTCCATTGGCAAAGCGGGGCGTAACCGCTGGCTTGGCAGGCGGCCCAATGTGAGAGGGGTTGCCATGAACCCGGTTGACCACCCCATGGGGGGAGGAGAGGGAAAAAGCTCCGGTGGCCGACATCCCTGTACGCCCTGGGGTGTTCCCACGAAGGGATACAAAACCCGCAAAAACAAGAACTCCGACCGCTATATCGTAAAGCGGCGGTCCTAG
- the rpsS gene encoding 30S ribosomal protein S19 — MARSIKKGPFVDDHLMKKVTVMIEGGDKKVIKTWSRRSMIIPDMVGFTFAVHNGRKFVPVFVSENMVGHRLGEFSPTRTYKGHTSKSDRRGKK, encoded by the coding sequence TTGGCCAGGTCCATCAAGAAAGGGCCATTTGTGGATGACCACCTGATGAAGAAGGTCACCGTCATGATCGAGGGCGGTGATAAGAAGGTCATAAAAACGTGGTCCAGAAGGTCGATGATCATTCCCGACATGGTCGGGTTTACCTTCGCCGTCCACAACGGCAGAAAGTTTGTCCCGGTGTTCGTTTCCGAGAATATGGTAGGGCACAGGCTGGGAGAGTTTTCCCCCACCCGTACCTATAAGGGCCATACCTCCAAGTCGGACAGAAGGGGCAAAAAGTAG
- a CDS encoding 30S ribosomal protein S12, whose amino-acid sequence MPTLNQLVRKSRKRITKKSKSPAMQQCPQKRGVCTRVYTTTPKKPNSALRKVARVRLTNGLEVTSYIPGVGHNLQEHSVILIRGGRVKDLPGVRYHVIRGTLDTAGVADRRMSRSKYGAKRPK is encoded by the coding sequence ATGCCGACACTGAACCAGTTGGTCAGAAAAAGCCGGAAAAGAATCACCAAAAAGTCTAAAAGCCCGGCAATGCAGCAGTGTCCTCAAAAGCGGGGAGTGTGTACGCGTGTATATACTACTACACCCAAGAAGCCCAACTCCGCTCTTCGCAAGGTGGCCAGGGTACGCTTGACTAACGGTCTGGAAGTAACCTCGTATATCCCCGGTGTAGGGCACAATCTTCAGGAACACTCGGTAATTCTGATCCGCGGCGGGAGGGTCAAGGATCTTCCCGGTGTAAGATATCATGTCATCAGGGGAACTCTGGATACGGCAGGTGTCGCTGACAGGCGAATGAGCCGTTCAAAGTACGGCGCCAAACGGCCCAAGTAA
- the rpoC gene encoding DNA-directed RNA polymerase subunit beta', with the protein MSLSDFYSEYFDRPKYPANFNSIRLKLASPEKIRAWSYGEVKKPETINYRTFKPERDGLFCAKIFGPTKDYECNCGKYKRMKHRGIVCEKCGVEVIQSKVRRERLGHIELASPVAHIWMMKGIPSRIGLMLDMSLRELERVLYFEEYIVLDPGGEETGLKERELVSEDRYRELKEQFGNTFVVGMGAEAVKELLSRIDLDLLAVELREEMLETNSEAKRKKIVKRLHTVESFRGSANQPVWMILDVLPVLPPELRPLVPLDGGRFATSDLNDLYRRVINRNNRLKRLMELRAPEIIVRNEKRMLQEAVDALFDNGRRGRPIVGSNKRPLKSLSDMLKGKQGRFRQNLLGKRVDYSGRSVIVIGPDLRLNQCGIPKKMALELFKPFIYHKLDEYGHVTTIKSAKKMVEKERPEVWDVLDEVIKDHPVMLNRAPTLHRLGIQAFEPVLIEGKAIQLHPLVCAAFNADFDGDQMAVHLPLGLEAQMEARTLMLATNNVLSPANGRPIVIPTQDIVLGIYWMTKERPKSKGEGLIFPSFSAVRMAYDRDAVDLQAIIKVRADGKMVDTTVGRVLLKEVLPEEVPFESINRLLRKKELGGIIMSSFRMAGSERTIRLLDDLKSLGFSYANQSGLSICVDDMQIPRRKAELLDLAEKKVAEVQNQYIEGLITDGERYNKVVDIWADVTEVIASEVMEDLETEGAEGEGTFNSIYMMADSGARGSAQQIRQLAGMRGLMAKPSGEIIETPIRANFREGLKVLEYFISTHGARKGLADTALKTANSGYLTRRLIDVAQDCIVTADNCGTLDGIRVTSLVESGEVIEPLEERILGRVALDDIKDPETGEIIVKASEEIDEKAVEEIEKRGLGYEGIAIRSALTCRMKQGICAKCYGRDLARGRQVAMGEAVGIIAAQSIGEPGTQLTMRTFHIGGTASRRVEQTSLEAKIPGTIRYINITTLENRDGDLVVMNRNGEIAVIDKNGREKKRYPLIFGARLKVENSAKVKEGQLIAEWDPFSTPILTEVGGKVKFGDIIEGRTMKEQVDEVTGIASRMITEYHGTDLRPRISLKGEDGRTLKVPGSKSTARYFMPSSAIIIVNEGDTVHPGDTLAKIPIETTKTKDITGGLPRVAELFEARVPKEQATISEIDGIVHYGRDVKGKRRIEVRPDVGEPREYLIPRGKHISVHEGDRVRAGEPLMDGSPNPHDILHVLGEKELQKYLVNEVQEVYLLQGVKINDKHIEVIIRQMLKKVRIEDIGDTRFLVGEQVERHVFAEQNEQKIREGGRPATGSPILQGITKAALNTESFISAASFQETTRVLTEASISGKVDILRGLKENVIVGRLIPAGTGLRRYLDAGVKPAGLPDGGSSQ; encoded by the coding sequence ATGTCTTTAAGCGATTTTTACAGTGAATACTTCGACCGACCGAAGTATCCCGCCAATTTCAATTCCATTCGGCTTAAGCTGGCTTCTCCCGAAAAGATCCGCGCCTGGTCCTACGGTGAGGTGAAGAAACCGGAGACCATCAACTACAGGACCTTCAAACCCGAGAGGGATGGTCTTTTCTGTGCCAAGATCTTCGGGCCCACCAAGGACTACGAGTGCAACTGCGGCAAGTACAAGAGGATGAAGCACCGGGGGATCGTCTGTGAGAAGTGCGGCGTGGAGGTAATTCAGTCCAAAGTCAGGCGGGAGCGGCTTGGCCATATTGAACTGGCCTCCCCCGTTGCACACATCTGGATGATGAAGGGGATCCCGAGCCGTATAGGTCTCATGCTGGACATGTCCTTGCGTGAGTTGGAAAGGGTCCTGTATTTTGAGGAATATATAGTTCTCGATCCCGGAGGTGAGGAGACGGGCTTAAAGGAGCGGGAACTGGTTTCAGAGGACCGATACCGTGAGCTTAAGGAACAGTTCGGGAACACATTCGTTGTGGGAATGGGGGCCGAAGCGGTAAAGGAACTCCTTTCACGGATTGATCTGGATCTCCTGGCTGTAGAACTCCGTGAGGAAATGCTGGAGACCAATTCGGAGGCGAAGCGAAAGAAGATTGTCAAACGTCTTCACACGGTTGAGTCGTTCAGGGGATCCGCCAACCAGCCTGTATGGATGATCCTTGACGTTCTACCTGTACTTCCCCCCGAGTTAAGACCCCTTGTCCCGTTGGATGGTGGGCGATTCGCCACCTCGGACCTCAATGATCTGTATCGGCGCGTAATCAACAGGAATAACAGGCTCAAGAGGCTCATGGAGCTCAGGGCTCCGGAGATTATTGTCAGAAACGAAAAAAGGATGCTTCAGGAGGCGGTTGACGCCCTGTTCGACAACGGCAGAAGGGGACGGCCCATTGTTGGGTCCAACAAGAGGCCGTTAAAATCGTTGAGTGACATGCTCAAGGGCAAGCAAGGCCGTTTTCGACAGAACCTGCTTGGAAAACGTGTCGATTACTCGGGGCGAAGCGTTATTGTTATAGGCCCCGACCTCCGCCTTAACCAGTGTGGAATCCCGAAAAAAATGGCGCTCGAACTCTTCAAACCGTTCATTTATCATAAACTTGATGAGTATGGCCATGTAACAACCATAAAAAGTGCGAAAAAGATGGTGGAGAAGGAGCGACCGGAGGTTTGGGACGTGCTGGATGAGGTTATCAAGGACCATCCTGTCATGCTGAACCGTGCTCCCACCCTTCACCGGCTGGGAATTCAGGCGTTTGAACCTGTTCTCATCGAGGGGAAAGCAATCCAGCTTCACCCACTCGTATGTGCCGCTTTCAACGCCGACTTCGACGGGGACCAGATGGCAGTCCACCTGCCGCTGGGGCTGGAAGCCCAGATGGAAGCCCGGACCTTGATGCTCGCTACCAACAATGTTCTCTCGCCGGCCAACGGGAGGCCCATTGTCATCCCGACCCAGGATATCGTTTTAGGGATTTACTGGATGACCAAAGAACGGCCGAAGTCAAAGGGGGAGGGGCTGATCTTTCCCAGTTTCAGCGCTGTTCGAATGGCTTACGACAGGGATGCAGTTGACCTCCAGGCTATCATAAAGGTCAGGGCTGACGGGAAGATGGTGGATACCACCGTGGGCAGGGTTTTGCTGAAGGAAGTTTTGCCGGAAGAGGTTCCATTTGAATCTATTAATCGGCTGTTGAGGAAAAAAGAGCTGGGGGGGATCATCATGTCCTCCTTCAGGATGGCGGGAAGCGAGAGGACTATCCGTCTCCTTGACGACCTGAAGTCCCTTGGTTTTTCCTATGCCAATCAATCCGGGCTTTCCATCTGCGTCGATGATATGCAGATACCGCGCCGAAAGGCCGAGCTCCTCGACTTGGCGGAAAAAAAGGTTGCGGAGGTCCAGAACCAGTACATCGAGGGGCTGATTACCGACGGTGAGCGCTACAACAAGGTCGTAGACATCTGGGCCGACGTCACCGAGGTCATTGCTTCTGAGGTTATGGAGGACCTGGAGACGGAGGGCGCCGAGGGTGAAGGCACCTTTAACTCCATCTATATGATGGCCGACTCGGGAGCACGAGGGTCGGCTCAGCAGATCAGACAGTTGGCCGGAATGCGTGGTTTGATGGCAAAACCTTCAGGGGAGATCATCGAGACTCCAATAAGGGCCAATTTCCGAGAGGGCTTGAAGGTCCTCGAGTACTTCATCTCCACCCACGGCGCCAGAAAGGGACTGGCGGATACCGCCCTTAAGACAGCCAACTCAGGATACCTGACCCGTCGCCTTATCGATGTGGCACAGGACTGCATTGTCACCGCCGATAACTGCGGCACTCTGGATGGTATTCGCGTGACCTCTCTGGTGGAAAGCGGCGAGGTTATCGAGCCGCTGGAAGAGCGGATCCTGGGCCGGGTGGCTCTGGATGACATCAAAGATCCCGAGACCGGGGAGATTATTGTAAAGGCTTCCGAGGAGATCGACGAGAAAGCCGTGGAAGAGATCGAGAAAAGGGGCCTGGGGTATGAAGGGATCGCAATCCGTTCGGCCCTTACCTGTAGGATGAAACAGGGTATCTGTGCCAAATGTTACGGGAGAGACCTTGCACGGGGACGACAGGTCGCGATGGGAGAGGCAGTCGGTATTATCGCCGCCCAGTCCATCGGCGAGCCCGGAACCCAGTTGACAATGAGAACGTTTCACATCGGCGGTACGGCCAGCCGGCGTGTTGAACAGACCTCTTTGGAAGCGAAGATCCCCGGAACCATCCGTTATATCAACATCACTACGCTGGAAAACAGGGATGGCGATCTCGTGGTTATGAACCGCAATGGGGAGATTGCCGTTATCGATAAAAACGGGCGTGAGAAAAAACGTTACCCATTGATTTTTGGAGCACGCCTGAAGGTTGAGAATTCAGCCAAGGTGAAGGAAGGTCAGCTCATTGCGGAATGGGATCCCTTCAGCACACCGATTCTGACCGAGGTCGGGGGGAAGGTCAAGTTCGGTGATATTATCGAAGGCCGAACCATGAAGGAACAGGTGGACGAGGTGACTGGGATCGCCAGCAGAATGATCACTGAGTACCATGGCACGGACCTAAGACCCAGGATTTCCCTGAAGGGCGAGGACGGCAGAACCCTCAAGGTCCCCGGCAGCAAATCCACAGCACGCTATTTCATGCCCTCCTCGGCCATCATCATCGTCAACGAAGGTGATACTGTCCACCCCGGCGATACCCTGGCAAAAATACCTATCGAGACGACCAAGACCAAGGATATCACTGGAGGTCTGCCGAGGGTGGCAGAGCTGTTCGAGGCAAGGGTGCCCAAGGAACAGGCAACCATAAGCGAGATCGACGGTATCGTTCACTATGGCCGGGATGTCAAGGGCAAGAGAAGGATCGAGGTCAGACCGGACGTGGGTGAACCACGCGAATATCTTATCCCCAGGGGCAAGCATATCAGTGTCCACGAGGGCGACAGGGTCCGGGCGGGTGAACCGCTCATGGATGGCTCCCCCAATCCCCACGATATCCTTCACGTTCTGGGTGAAAAAGAGCTTCAAAAATATCTGGTCAACGAGGTCCAGGAGGTGTACCTCCTGCAGGGGGTCAAGATCAATGACAAGCATATTGAAGTCATCATTCGCCAGATGCTGAAAAAGGTCCGTATCGAGGATATCGGAGACACCCGGTTTCTGGTGGGCGAGCAGGTTGAACGACACGTTTTCGCCGAACAGAACGAGCAGAAAATAAGGGAGGGCGGTCGGCCGGCCACCGGGAGTCCTATTCTCCAGGGTATTACAAAAGCGGCCCTCAACACCGAGAGTTTTATCTCGGCGGCTTCGTTCCAGGAGACCACCAGGGTTCTTACGGAGGCAAGTATCTCCGGAAAGGTGGACATCCTCCGTGGTCTGAAGGAGAACGTCATCGTTGGACGGCTCATCCCTGCGGGCACCGGGCTGAGGCGGTATCTCGATGCCGGCGTCAAACCGGCGGGGCTGCCTGACGGCGGATCGAGCCAGTAG
- the rplW gene encoding 50S ribosomal protein L23 produces the protein MKPYNKIILRPLLTEKNAGMKELENRVVFEVAKDANKLEIKGAVEEAFKVSVEAVNILNVKGKVKKLGRNLGKRRNWKKAVVTLKEGSVIEFFEGV, from the coding sequence ATGAAACCATACAACAAGATAATCCTCCGGCCGCTTCTCACAGAAAAAAATGCCGGGATGAAGGAACTGGAAAACAGGGTGGTATTCGAAGTGGCCAAAGACGCCAACAAGCTGGAGATCAAGGGGGCCGTTGAGGAGGCATTCAAGGTTTCGGTGGAGGCCGTGAATATTCTGAACGTCAAGGGCAAGGTTAAAAAGCTCGGACGAAACCTGGGTAAAAGGCGAAACTGGAAGAAGGCGGTGGTTACCCTCAAGGAGGGCAGCGTCATCGAGTTCTTCGAGGGCGTTTAG
- the rplD gene encoding 50S ribosomal protein L4, producing MPQVDIYNVKKEVIGKVDLAPWWDEDPNGALIHQTVVSALAGARRGTSSTKTRSDVRGGGRKPFRQKGTGRARQGTIRAPQMKGGGVVFGPLPRDFSKSINKKMSRKAVRNALAYRAGSGTLVVLDKVTLDAPKTRELVEFMDRMDVVSALLVVEEIQEDLSRASSNLSWVKVVTVDHINTYDILAFEKLIVTKGALDALEGALTR from the coding sequence ATGCCTCAGGTGGATATCTACAACGTAAAGAAAGAAGTGATCGGGAAGGTGGACCTTGCTCCTTGGTGGGATGAGGATCCAAACGGGGCCCTCATCCATCAGACCGTTGTATCGGCCCTTGCCGGTGCCCGGAGGGGCACTTCCTCCACCAAAACCCGCTCGGATGTCAGGGGTGGCGGTCGTAAGCCTTTCCGTCAGAAGGGAACGGGACGTGCCCGGCAGGGGACTATCCGCGCTCCCCAGATGAAGGGCGGAGGCGTGGTGTTCGGTCCGCTGCCCCGGGACTTTTCAAAATCGATCAACAAGAAGATGAGCAGGAAAGCCGTCAGGAACGCCCTTGCCTACCGGGCAGGTTCCGGGACGCTTGTTGTTTTGGACAAGGTGACGCTCGATGCGCCGAAGACCCGTGAACTGGTTGAGTTCATGGATCGCATGGACGTAGTCAGTGCGCTGCTTGTCGTCGAGGAGATTCAGGAGGATCTTTCCAGGGCCTCCTCAAACCTGTCGTGGGTCAAGGTCGTCACCGTGGACCACATCAACACCTATGATATTCTGGCCTTTGAAAAGCTGATTGTAACCAAGGGCGCCCTGGATGCTTTGGAAGGAGCGCTAACCCGATGA